CAATTCCAGGGATAGATTGGAAGATCTTATCTGGATCAGGCCAGGTTGGATGAGAAAAGCGTTGTGCGCCATAATAAACCAAAAATGCAGAAAATGTGAAGGCATCCCCTACCAAGAAAAACCACATCATGATTTTTCCATACTCTAAGTTCCAAGGTGATTTTCCACCATTCCATGGACCAGTTTTTACCTTATCCAATTGCGATACTGTTGTACTCATTGTTTACTATTATTGATTCAAAAGTAAGAAAACATATATATAAATCCATAAAAGATCGAGAAAATGCCAAAAAATACTGGCAAGATCCATGCGGAAAAGATTGCCGTCTTTAGGAAGTTTGTTAATTCCTATAATCGCGCCAATCAAAACGATCAAACCCGCAATAATATGCGCCAAGTGCATCCAGATAAAAACATATACAAAAGATTGCGATGCATTGTTATTCACAAAATAAACACCTCTATCGATCAATACATTCCAAGCATGGACTTGCAAGGCAAAAAATACGACTCCCAAAATAAAAGTTGCTATCAAAAACAACCGCTGTTTGGAAGGCTCACCATTTTTAGCCGATCTATGCGCTAAAAACATGGTCAGACTACTCACCACAATCACCAGTGTACTATACAAAAGTGCGTTGGGCAATAAGGTCTTAATCCCTTTGTCCACACCACTCGCTGTATATACTATGAAACCACTGGATAAAGCGGCAAACATCATGAACATACCCAACATACCCAACCATAGGTTGAACTTTTGGGCTTTTCTCTGTACTAACTTCTCGTCAGTTTGTGCTTGTATATCTAACATTATTTCAACGGAATAAAGTTAAGCAATAATACGAGTTGTGTCACAGGCAGATAGATAAATGAGGTAAACATCACTTTCTTCGCTGAAGGAATATCACAATTCTTAAACAGCAAATAACCATAATAACCAAACATCAATCCACCAATTACCGATACAACCGTAAACCAAATCCCACCAAAGCCAAAATGATACGGAATAAAACCTGCAGGTATCATAAACAATCCTGTTAAAAATACCATAAAGGCCGATATCTTATCACGTTTTGTCGTCGGTAACAAGCGAAAGCCCGCTAGCTTATAGTCGTCATCCACTACCCAAGCTATAGCCCAAAAATGTGGAAACTGCCATAAAAACTGAATAGCAAACAATACAAAAGGAATAATAATAATGGCCTCTTCGTTATGTCCACTATAGTAGGCTAAATCATCTTGCGAAAAGGCTGCATAATATCCTATCAACGGAGGAAATGCACCCGGAAACGCACCGACAAACACTGCTATTGGCGATTTTCTTTTTAAAGGTGTATAGATAAACGCATAGAGCAGAATACAGAATACAGATAGCAAACCCGCTACGAAATTCAATCGAACAAGTACCAAGGTTCCTAATATGCCCATAAAGACACTCAATACCAAAGCCTGTCCAGTTGTCATTCGGCCAGACGGCAAGGGTCTGTCTTCCGTACGCTTCATCAGTTTATCCAAATCTTTTTCAATGATCTCGTTAAAACCATTGGCAGACCCTGTTACCAGAAAACCGCCTAATGTCAACAATAACCAGTTGATCCAGACGATATCACCCTGTTGTTTTGATCCGATCAAAAAAGCAATTGAGGCAGAAAATACCACCGTCAACGTAAGTCGCAACTTAACAAGCTTTTTGAAATCTGAAATAAATTCTTTCATAACTAAAAGAGACCTCCTACTATCAGTGTAATTAAACACGTCCTTTTAAACATAAACATCCCGAACGCGGTATTAGTGCCTTTGCTTATTTAACAATAACAACAAGTAAAACTGCGCACCAAATAAGAGCGTAGCCACCACCAAATGTGTTGTCTGTGCAAAGGCAGGTATTGCAAATCGAGCTAAAATAATTCCTGATAGCATTTGGATACCCACTAGAATTAGTGCAATCAAAGCAAATTTATACTGCTTAGACCCCGAATTAAAACTTGTGCGGACCAAAAAGAATAATACGATTACTAAAATCAAAGAACAATATGCCAACCAGCGATGCAATTCAAACTGCTGGCCGATAGTCGTTATAAAATCAGTTCGGGCTATGGTAGAACCGGTTAACAAATCAACCTCTTCCCGGACACCCGTACCGACAATCACTTGTGTTAGCATCAATAAAATAGAAGCTATAGCAAGTCCTTTTAATATACCCAAAGAACGATTGACCAGTAGGCTTTTGTTTCGTAAAGTAACCGCTTTGAAATAAGTATAAATACTAATGCAAACAATTACAATCGCCAAAAGCATATGCACTGTAATAATCCATGGCATTAAATTGGTCGATACAACAATTGATCCTAACCAGGCCTGAAGGACTACAACAAAAAGATTGATCACTGACCATACAACGATCGAACTTCTTAATTTTAAATAGGTGAAAGAATAAATCGCTGTCAATAACAAACAAAATCCAGAAACAACACCGACCAACCGATTAATATATTCCGTCCAGGTCTTTGCGACATTAAACTCTTCATGTTGCAAAATACTCTTATCGGTACGGAGTTTGTAAGCCATTTCCTTATCCCCGAAAAATTCTACAATCTTCGCGAAACGTTCGTTCTTCTTTGCTCTTCCTTCGATATAATGCTGTTCATATCCTTGAGGTAATTGAGAAATATCTGTGGGAGGAACAATACGGTTAAAACATTTTGGCCAATCTGGGCATCCCATACCTGACCCTGTACTCCGAACCACTCCTCCAGCAACAATGACCAAAAACAACACAATGATCGTTATCAAATTGGTCTTTATAAATCGCTTCTCAGCTGCTGGAAACATAATACTACCCCTACCTCTTAAAAAATACAAACTTCTATAAAATAGAGCAGGATTGCTCCTACTCTATTGATAAGATTCTATTAGTCTTTTCTACCATTTTGAGCATTCCATTCTGCCTGGATACGCTCAGCTTCCTCATCTCCTTCAAAATCATGAGGTAAGTTAGAACTCATGGTTTGAGAGAAAGGAACATCTTGAGGAATAAAATCCTCACCATGACCTGGCTTACTGTAATCGTAAGGCCAACGGTGCACAGTTGGAATCTCACCTGGCCAGTTACCATGAATATGCTCTACCGGAGTAGTCCATTCCAATGTGTTAGACTGCCAAGGATTTTGAGGCGCTTTCTTACCGAAGAAAATCGATGTAAAGAAATTCCATAAGAATGCTACCTGACCTAAAGCAGCGATAATCGCAGCCCAAGTAACCAATTTGTTTACAGACACCCACTTCGCCATGAAAGCAAATTCTGTAAATGCATAGTATCGGCGAGGAACACCATCAATACCCATAAAGTGCATTGGGAAAAATACCAGATAAGCACCTATGAAAGTCAACCAGAAGTGTAAATAACCTAATTTGGCGTTCATCATACGACCAAACATCTTAGGATACCAGTGGTAAACACCACAAAGCATACCGAAAATCGATGCAGATCCCATCACCAAGTGAAAGTGAGCAACAACAAAGTACGTATCATGCAAGTTGATATCTAAAGCCGCATTACCCAAGAATAAACCTGTCAAACCACCAGAGATAAAGAAGGATACCAAACCGATAGCAAACATCATTGCAGGTGTGAAACGGATATTACCTTTCCACAGTGTTGCAAGGTAGTTAAAGGCTTTTACAGCGGAAGGAACTGCGATAATCAGTGTTGTAATCATAAATACACCACCCAAGAACGGATTCATACCCGTTACAAACATGTGGTGACCCCATACGATAAACGATAATACAGTAATACCGATTAACGAATATACCATGGCATGGTAACCAAAGATTGGTTTACGAGCGTTTGTAGCAATAACCTCAGATGTTAGACCCAAAGCTGGCATAACAACGATATATACCTCAGGGTGACCTAAGAACCAAAACAAGTGCTGGAACAGAATTGGAGAACCACCTTCGTTTGGTAAAATTTGTCCTTGAACAACAAGATCCGATAAATAGAATGACGTACCAGCAGCACGGTCAAAAATCAGAAGAACAACCGCTGAAACCAATACTGGGAATGACAACATACCCACGATAGCAGTTAAGAAGAACGCCCAGATTGTCAAAGGCATTTTCCATAAGTCCATTCCTTTTGTACGCATGTTCAAAATTGTACTTACATAGTTAATACCACCGATCAACTGTGAAGCTACAAATAGAACCATACTCACTAACCACAAGGTCATACCTGTTGCAGATCCTGCGATCGCGGTAGGAACAGCCGATAGTGGCGGGTAGATTGTCCAACCAGCAGAAGCAGGTCCACTTTCTACGAAGAACGATGCAACCATAATTACCGATGCTACAAAGAACAACCAGTAGGACAACATGTTCATAAAAGGAGATGCCATATCGCGTGCTCCGATTTGATATGGAATCAATAAATTACTAAAAGTACCTGACAGACCAGCAGTCAACACGAAGAATACCATTACGGTACCGTGAATGGTCACCAAGGAAAGGAAAAACTCCGGTTTTATACGTCCACCTTCAGCCCACTTACCTAAGAATACTTCTAATATAGGGAACTCTTTATCCGGCCATGCTAATTGGATACGGAATAATACTGATAAAAGCATCGCAAAAACTGCCATGATGATACCAGTGATCAAGAATTGCTTAGCAATCATCTTGTGGTCACCCGAGAAGATATACTTTCTGATGAACGACTCCTCGTGATGATGGCCGTGCGAATCGTGATGTTCAGCGCTATGCGATATTACTGTACTTGACATATTCGATTTTATATTCAAAAATTCTTAATTAGTTCAAAGATGCTGTAACTTGTACACTATCCTTTTTCACGTTAGCTGTTTTACCACTGAACTCTTTTTGCAAATCCTCAGTAAAATATTTATTTTGTTTAGCTAACCATTCTTTATACTTCTCCTCTGTTACGACAACAACTTTCTTCTGCATGTTGTAGTGACCAGATCCACAGATCTTATTACACAACATCACAAAGTCATAGTTATAATCACCCAAACGATCGCGCATCTCTTCTGTCGTTACAGTAGGTGTGAACTGGAAATAGTTGGTCATTCCTGGTACCGCATTGATCTGAACGCGGAAATCCGGAATGTAGAAAGAGTGAATAATATCTTTTGAAATGATATGGAAACGTACAGGTTTATTGACAGGCAACCAAATTTCAGATCCTTGAATATCATCCCAAGAATTTTTATCATTAAAGTCAATACCGTATGGATTAGTTGGCGTCGTCATTTTATAATTACGCTTACCAATAACGCCATCTGAACCAGCATAACGAACATTCCATTGAAACTGCTCACCAAGAACCTCAACCTGTAATGCTGACTTTTGAAGATCTTCAGGAATATTTGTGATCGATCTCCACGTAAAGAAACCGAACAGTACCAACACTGTCAATACCACAGCAGGAACAATTGTCCACAATTTCTCGATCGCATTGTTATGAGGGTAATAGTAAGCTTGACGTTTTGCCCGCATACGGTACAAAAATGTAAACGTCAGCAACAGAATGTGTGTGATAACCAATACGAATGTTGTGATCGCTGTCGTAATGATAAACATGGTATCAATACGCTCGCCATGCTCCGTCACTGCTGAGCGCCAATAAGCTGCTCCCCAATGTACATAGGACCAATACACACCATAAAGAAATACGACCAAGAAAATGAATAACAATGACGATTGAAATGTGTTATTCGCAAACGGATTGTATTTACCGTTCATTTTTCTTGTCAATTCATAGATCGAAAGTACTTTGCCAATAACGGCAACGACTGTACAGATAACTAAGAACAACAACACATAATATGTGAAGTTTTTATAAACCTGAGGGTCTATCTGCTTCACTTCTTCAACAGCAGGAGCAGCTGCACTAGCTTCTGTACCAGAACTAGTAGATGCAACAGCAGCAGTACCTGCTGCCGCTGTTGTATCTTTTGCAACCGAATCCGTCGCTGCAGGGGCCGCTAACGCTGTAGTTGCCACTTTTGCAGAATCAGATGCTACTGTATCTTGTTGACTTGCCAGGATAGGGTTTGCAAAAAGCAACCCTAGAGCAAGCACAAAACCCGAGATGGATTTGAATCTATTATTTAATTTAAAGCTCATTTCTTTTATAACGTTTTTTACGTAACCTTCCTTTAAAAGTGAAACTATATTTGGTGATGTAAACTCTCGTCCAACAAAGGATGATTTTTAGGCACCAATGCCTGTTTGCTTAATTTGCTAAACACTAAGAAAGTGAACAAACCTAAGAAACCAAGCGCAGTTCCGATTTCAATGACACCAAATCCTCTGTGCTCTGCTACCGTACCTGGCATAATCATGATGTAATAATCAAGCCAGTGACCAGCCAATAATAGAATACCGACGAACAACATGACATTTTGTTTACGTTTCGCGTCGCGGTCTACCAATAATAACAAAGGTGCCACAAAGTTAATGATAATACTTAACCAAAACCAAGGTTTGTATTCCGGTTCCCAACGTTTGTAGAAATAAACTGTTTCCTCTGGGATGTTTGAATACCAAATCAGCATGAATTGTGCAAACCAAACGTAAGTCCAGAAGATCGAGAAACCGAACATCAATTTACCCAAATCGTGTAAATGATTTTCGTTTACCCAGTTCATATAACCCGCTTTCTTCAACACAACAACAATGATGGTAATACATGAAATACCACTTACCCACATTGCTGCAAAGTTATACCAACCGAACATCGTCGAAAACCAGTGAGCTTCTAAAGACATCACGGTATCGAAAGACCAGATAGGAGTGGTAAAACCGAAAATAACCAAGAAGATTGCTGACAATTTGAATGACTTTTTATAAGAAGTCAATCCGCCTTCCAAATCCTCTTTATAAGAAAGTTTCGCAAAAATAACTGCAAATATGCTATATGTACCCATAAATACCACTTGACGGATCAAGAAGAATGGAACATTTAAATAAGCAGATTTACCTGCGATGATAGGGTCATAATTTGTACTATGCGGATCAGTGATACCGTCTGCATTCCAGTGATGGTATAAATTATGTGTAGTTAAACCTAAACCTACAATAACCAATAAAATCAATGAAGCAATTGGTAAAACACTCGCCATAGCCTGAGGTATACGTACCAAACCTGCAGACCATGCAGATTGGGTCACATATTGCAAGGCAACAAAGAATGTTCCAGCTGCGCATACACATGTAAAGTAATAACCCATCAATAACAAGTTGGCATAAGTACGCTCTACAGTAACGTGATCGCCCGAAAGCAACCCAATAGCTACAGCAGCTATACCTAGTACAACAGCGATAATACTGAACAATTTAGCTTTGCCAGCAAACTCGTATCGCTCGTTGAAATTATAATCGTGATGATGACTGTGAGTTCCCATTTATATATCTGATGTTAGATTATTTCTTTTGTAATTCGTGAACATACATAACAACTTTCCATCTCTCCTCTGGAGATAATTGAGACGCATGTGATCCCATGGAGTTGTGTCCGTAATAAATTGTATGGTAAATTTTACCATCAGTCAAGTCAGCCATCAAACCACCTCGTGAAGAGTTCGCCGCATCTGTTCTATGATAAGATGGTGGCGGAGGAAAGTTCTCTAATTGACGGGTACCTCTTGAATCTGTCACGCTACGGTCTTTGGTGATCGGACCATCACCTTTACCCTCTACACCATGGCATACAGAGCAATACGTTGTGAACAAAGCTTTACCTTTTTCAAGATTTTCGGCATTTACGACTAAAGGACTTTTTACTTCTCTTCCTGCACGCTCATAATCCTCTAATGTATTGGCATACTCAAAACGAGTAAAACCGATAGGATCCGTACCTTTAGGAGGTGTTTGTGCTGTTTTTCCATCAGCAAAATTCGCATTAGGTTGATCCGGATTGAAAGCAAGCGGATCGTACATGTTACGAGAAAACTCTAAACCTGTACTACGAGTTGTTTTGTCACCACAAGAAGAAACAAGTGCTGTCAATGCCACAGCGGCGCATAGCGTTCCAAGTAAATTCTTCTTATTCATAGCTAACATATTTTCTATCATTGTACTTAACTTCAACAGCACCAGCTTCTTTCAATAAGCTATCGATCAAAGCGTGATCTGTATTTTCTTTGGCATCTACTGCAAGGATGAAACGATCATCTGTTGCTCTCAAGTCCATTACACGAGGTGCACGTCCTGGGAATAAGTGGTTACGGAAGAAGAATGTAGCAACCATACCCAAAGCACACAATAAGATGGTAACCTCAAATGTAACCGGAACAAAGTTCGGCATACCAAAAGATGGCTTACCACCGATATTCATCGGCCAATCGTATGCCATTGTATAATACAACAAACTAAAACCTAATGTCGTTCCTAATGCTCCAAAGCAAAATGCTGCGATAGGCAAGCGAGAAGGTTTCACACCCAGCTTTGCCTCGATACCATGAATAGGCATCGGAGTAAAGCAGTCGTAAATACTTATATTGTTTGCTTGCAATTTGTCGATCCCATGCATCATTTCATCGGGATCCGCAAAACTACCTAATATATATTTTGTATTGCTCATTGCTGATTATTTTCTAACTGATAATTCTTTAATCTCTTCTTCTGTCACTGAATCATATTTCTCCAATGATTCTTGGAAGTACTTCACTTGTTCGTCAGGGAATGCACCTTCTTGAGCCAACTTAGTTTTATGTTGTAATGAAGATGATTTCAACAACAATTTCACTTCGGCGATAGCGATACCCGGTAAGAAACGTAAGAACAACAAGAATAATGTAAAGAACAGTCCAATCGAACCTACAAAGATACCTACGTCTGTCCAAGTTGGGTAGAACATTGCCCAAGATGAAGGCAAGTAATCACGGTGCAATGAAGTCACGATAATCACAAAACGTTCAAACCACATACCGATGTTAACTACAATCGATAAGATCCAAGAGATCGGAATACTTGTACGGATTTTTTTGAACCAGAACAACTGTGGAGAAATTACGTTACAAGTCATCATCGACCAGTAAGCCCAAGCATATGGACCTAACATACGATTCTCGAACGCATACATTTCGTATTCCGAGCGAGAGTACATCGCGATGAATAACTCGGTCAAATAAGCTACACCTACGATAGAACCTGTTGTCATGATAATGATATTCATCGACTCAATGTGGAACATCGTGATGTAGTTCTCAAAGTTCATTACTTTACGTAAGATCAACAATAAGGTCTGTACCATCGCAAAACCAGAGAAGATCGCACCCGCCACGAAATATGGAGGGAAGATCGTCGTGTGCCATCCAGGAATAACCGAAGTTGCAAAGTCCATGGATACGATCGTGTGTACAGAAAGTACCAGTGGAGTAGAAATACCAGCCAAGATCAAGGACACGATTTCAAAACGCTGCCAAGTCTTCACAGAACCATTCCATCCAAATGATAATACAGAATAAATTTTTTGTTTTAGTCCAGTAGCACGGTCACGAATTGTTGCAATATCCGGCAACAAACCACAGTACCAGAACACCAAGGATACTGTAAAGTAAGTCGAGATCGCGAACGCATCCCATACCAAAGGAGAGTTAAAGTTTACCCAAAGTGATCCAAATTGATTTGGAAGTGGGAAAATCCAATACGCCAACCAAGGACGACCCATGTGAGCAACAACGTATGTTGCCGCACAGATTACCGCAAAGATCGTCATCGCCTCTGCTGAACGGTTGATTGAATTACGCCAGTTCTGGCGGAAAATTAATAATACAGCTGAAATCAACGTACCCGCGTGACCGATACCTACCCACCATACGAAGTCGGTGATATCCCAAGCCCAGCCTACAGTTTTATTCAGACCCCAAGCGCCGATACCTGTCCAAAAGGTATAACTAACGCTAACTACCCATAATAAAGCACCCAATACAGCTACGGTAAAACCAATCCACCATGCTTTATTTGGTTTATTTTCAACCGGTAGTAAGATATCATCCGTAATTTTTGCATACGTAATGTCCTTACCGGTCATTAATGGTTCTCTTAATATTGATTCGTTATGCGATGACATAGTATTTTTATTTCAAATATTGTACAAGATTACGCCTCAAAAGTGTTTCTAACTTTTGTCATATAACCGATACCCGGTTGAACATTGATTTCCTCAAGTACGTAATAAACACGCTCGTTGCGTAATGCTTTGGATACTTCTGACGCTGGATCATTGGCATCTCCAAAGATGATTGCATTTGCCGAACATGCTTGTTGACAAGCCATTTGGATATCGCCATCTTTTACTTTGCGATTTTCAATCTTAGCTTGTAATTTACCTGCTTGGATACGTTGGATACACATTGAACATTTTTCCATTACCCCACGTGAACGCGTTACAACATCTGGGTTTAACACCAATTGTGTAAACTCATTGTTCAAGTAGTTGTCAAAGCGGGAATCATTCCAGTATGCAAACCAGTTGAAACGACGCACTTTGAACGGACAGTTATTCGCACAGTAACGTGTACCAAAACAACGGTTATATGCCATGTGGTTCAAACCTTCTGAAGAGTGTACTGTTGCCAATACTGGACAAACCGTCTCACAAGGTGCGTGACCACAGTGCTGACATAACATCGGTTGGTGAACAACAGTGACATCTTCGAAATCTAAATCAGCCGAAGCTTTCGCAATTTCTTTCTCTTTTGTGAGATCTTGATCTTTTCCTTCGATGGTATAGTAACGGTCGATACGTAACCAGTGCATCTCACGACGACGACGAACCTCATCACGACCTACAACAGGGATGTTATTCTCAACGTTACAAGCAACGATACAAGCACCACAACCTGTACATGCGTTCAAGTCGATCGCAATCACCCATTTGTGACCCGGTTGCTCATATTTGTTCCACAAATCGTACGTTTTGTGATTATCTGTAAAGCGTCCTGCCTCAGAGTTAGGATCTTTCAAATATTTCGCAAAGGTAGTCTCACGAATAACGTTACGACCTTCGATCGTGTGGTGTGTCTGTGTTTGTGCCAATTGGTAAGTACCAGAAGCTTTCGCTACAGTTGCTTTTGCAACACCTTGAACAGTACCATTGATGATAGAAGCAAAAGGGAATGCGTTTTTACCAACTTCATTACCTGCTTTACCAACTTTTGTACGGCCATAACCTACAGCAACTGAAACTGTTCCTTGTGCTTGACCTGGTTGTTGTACAACTGGCAATTCCAATTCAACACCATTTGCTTTTACAGTTACTTTACCATCTTCACCCAAACCTAATTTCTCAGCATCTTTCGGGTTAAGAGCAGCATAGTTATCCCAAGTTACTTTAGAAACTGGGTCAGGCAATTCTTGTAAATAAGCGTTGTTTGCGTAGCGACCATCACGAAGCGCAGAAGGCTCATAAAGTTTCAATTCAAACTCACCTGCAATCGCTTTGCTTGATGCCTCAATTGCCGAAGCCGCTGCTGCAGCATTCCCTGTAAAAGCAGGAGCTGTTGCCGCCTTGGCACCTTTATATTCAAAACCAGTCTGCAATACAGCATCCCAGTTTTTCGTAGAACCCGCTAAGATTTGTGTAGACCACAGATTCTTAACAAAGTTGTACATATCGGTATTATTTCCAGCCCAAGTCAACAAGCTTTGCTCCACTTGACGTGTTTTGAAAACAGGATTAATCGTTGGTTGGATAATTGAATACAACCCTTCTTTTGGATTAGAATCACCCCAAGACTCTAAGAAAGTACTTGCTGGAGCAATAGCAGTCAATTCAGACGCTGTTTCATCCGCACGCTGCGCGAATGACAACGTGAAAGGAATCTGCTTCAATGCAGCTTTCACATCCTCTGCTTTGAAGTAATCATACACCGGGTTGCTGTTCAAGAAGAACGCAACGCCAACTTGTCCAGATTTCGCAGCAGCTAAGAACGCCTGGAACGAAGAATCCGAACCTTGGTATTGTTTAGAATAGTTATCCAGGTCGATGATGGTACCATAAGCACCCAATGCAACGTTGATTGCATTCACCAATACCTGTACATTGACATCGTTAGATCCAGCAACAACAACAGCCGCGCCTTTGCTATTCACCAATTCTTTGGCCGCTAATGCGACACCTTTTTGAGCTTTTTTGTTTGCAGTTGCTCCAGCCAATGATTGACCAGTAATTGCATTATACAAAGCGATTAAGGTAGCCCCCTCTTCCGAAGGTTTGATAGCGATACGAGCATCAGCATTTGTACCCGTCATGGATAGACCAGATTCAAATTGCACGTGACGTGACATTTTTCCGTTTTTCCAACGATTTATAGTCACGATTTTTAGCGTATTGCTGTGTATGCTCCTCACCTGCCAACCAAGTTCCTAAGAAATCAGCCGCAACAGAAACAATCACATTTGCATTTTCA
The genomic region above belongs to Sphingobacterium zeae and contains:
- a CDS encoding cytochrome c oxidase subunit 3 yields the protein MLDIQAQTDEKLVQRKAQKFNLWLGMLGMFMMFAALSSGFIVYTASGVDKGIKTLLPNALLYSTLVIVVSSLTMFLAHRSAKNGEPSKQRLFLIATFILGVVFFALQVHAWNVLIDRGVYFVNNNASQSFVYVFIWMHLAHIIAGLIVLIGAIIGINKLPKDGNLFRMDLASIFWHFLDLLWIYIYVFLLLNQ
- the cyoE gene encoding heme o synthase, whose product is MKEFISDFKKLVKLRLTLTVVFSASIAFLIGSKQQGDIVWINWLLLTLGGFLVTGSANGFNEIIEKDLDKLMKRTEDRPLPSGRMTTGQALVLSVFMGILGTLVLVRLNFVAGLLSVFCILLYAFIYTPLKRKSPIAVFVGAFPGAFPPLIGYYAAFSQDDLAYYSGHNEEAIIIIPFVLFAIQFLWQFPHFWAIAWVVDDDYKLAGFRLLPTTKRDKISAFMVFLTGLFMIPAGFIPYHFGFGGIWFTVVSVIGGLMFGYYGYLLFKNCDIPSAKKVMFTSFIYLPVTQLVLLLNFIPLK
- a CDS encoding COX15/CtaA family protein produces the protein MFPAAEKRFIKTNLITIIVLFLVIVAGGVVRSTGSGMGCPDWPKCFNRIVPPTDISQLPQGYEQHYIEGRAKKNERFAKIVEFFGDKEMAYKLRTDKSILQHEEFNVAKTWTEYINRLVGVVSGFCLLLTAIYSFTYLKLRSSIVVWSVINLFVVVLQAWLGSIVVSTNLMPWIITVHMLLAIVIVCISIYTYFKAVTLRNKSLLVNRSLGILKGLAIASILLMLTQVIVGTGVREEVDLLTGSTIARTDFITTIGQQFELHRWLAYCSLILVIVLFFLVRTSFNSGSKQYKFALIALILVGIQMLSGIILARFAIPAFAQTTHLVVATLLFGAQFYLLLLLNKQRH
- a CDS encoding cytochrome c oxidase subunit I, which encodes MSSTVISHSAEHHDSHGHHHEESFIRKYIFSGDHKMIAKQFLITGIIMAVFAMLLSVLFRIQLAWPDKEFPILEVFLGKWAEGGRIKPEFFLSLVTIHGTVMVFFVLTAGLSGTFSNLLIPYQIGARDMASPFMNMLSYWLFFVASVIMVASFFVESGPASAGWTIYPPLSAVPTAIAGSATGMTLWLVSMVLFVASQLIGGINYVSTILNMRTKGMDLWKMPLTIWAFFLTAIVGMLSFPVLVSAVVLLIFDRAAGTSFYLSDLVVQGQILPNEGGSPILFQHLFWFLGHPEVYIVVMPALGLTSEVIATNARKPIFGYHAMVYSLIGITVLSFIVWGHHMFVTGMNPFLGGVFMITTLIIAVPSAVKAFNYLATLWKGNIRFTPAMMFAIGLVSFFISGGLTGLFLGNAALDINLHDTYFVVAHFHLVMGSASIFGMLCGVYHWYPKMFGRMMNAKLGYLHFWLTFIGAYLVFFPMHFMGIDGVPRRYYAFTEFAFMAKWVSVNKLVTWAAIIAALGQVAFLWNFFTSIFFGKKAPQNPWQSNTLEWTTPVEHIHGNWPGEIPTVHRWPYDYSKPGHGEDFIPQDVPFSQTMSSNLPHDFEGDEEAERIQAEWNAQNGRKD
- a CDS encoding cytochrome c oxidase subunit II, translating into MSFKLNNRFKSISGFVLALGLLFANPILASQQDTVASDSAKVATTALAAPAATDSVAKDTTAAAGTAAVASTSSGTEASAAAPAVEEVKQIDPQVYKNFTYYVLLFLVICTVVAVIGKVLSIYELTRKMNGKYNPFANNTFQSSLLFIFLVVFLYGVYWSYVHWGAAYWRSAVTEHGERIDTMFIITTAITTFVLVITHILLLTFTFLYRMRAKRQAYYYPHNNAIEKLWTIVPAVVLTVLVLFGFFTWRSITNIPEDLQKSALQVEVLGEQFQWNVRYAGSDGVIGKRNYKMTTPTNPYGIDFNDKNSWDDIQGSEIWLPVNKPVRFHIISKDIIHSFYIPDFRVQINAVPGMTNYFQFTPTVTTEEMRDRLGDYNYDFVMLCNKICGSGHYNMQKKVVVVTEEKYKEWLAKQNKYFTEDLQKEFSGKTANVKKDSVQVTASLN
- a CDS encoding quinol:cytochrome C oxidoreductase: MGTHSHHHDYNFNERYEFAGKAKLFSIIAVVLGIAAVAIGLLSGDHVTVERTYANLLLMGYYFTCVCAAGTFFVALQYVTQSAWSAGLVRIPQAMASVLPIASLILLVIVGLGLTTHNLYHHWNADGITDPHSTNYDPIIAGKSAYLNVPFFLIRQVVFMGTYSIFAVIFAKLSYKEDLEGGLTSYKKSFKLSAIFLVIFGFTTPIWSFDTVMSLEAHWFSTMFGWYNFAAMWVSGISCITIIVVVLKKAGYMNWVNENHLHDLGKLMFGFSIFWTYVWFAQFMLIWYSNIPEETVYFYKRWEPEYKPWFWLSIIINFVAPLLLLVDRDAKRKQNVMLFVGILLLAGHWLDYYIMIMPGTVAEHRGFGVIEIGTALGFLGLFTFLVFSKLSKQALVPKNHPLLDESLHHQI
- a CDS encoding c-type cytochrome, whose product is MLAMNKKNLLGTLCAAVALTALVSSCGDKTTRSTGLEFSRNMYDPLAFNPDQPNANFADGKTAQTPPKGTDPIGFTRFEYANTLEDYERAGREVKSPLVVNAENLEKGKALFTTYCSVCHGVEGKGDGPITKDRSVTDSRGTRQLENFPPPPSYHRTDAANSSRGGLMADLTDGKIYHTIYYGHNSMGSHASQLSPEERWKVVMYVHELQKK
- a CDS encoding DUF3341 domain-containing protein, with the translated sequence MSNTKYILGSFADPDEMMHGIDKLQANNISIYDCFTPMPIHGIEAKLGVKPSRLPIAAFCFGALGTTLGFSLLYYTMAYDWPMNIGGKPSFGMPNFVPVTFEVTILLCALGMVATFFFRNHLFPGRAPRVMDLRATDDRFILAVDAKENTDHALIDSLLKEAGAVEVKYNDRKYVSYE